The following are encoded in a window of Arachis duranensis cultivar V14167 unplaced genomic scaffold, aradu.V14167.gnm2.J7QH unplaced_Scaffold_165934, whole genome shotgun sequence genomic DNA:
- the LOC127743907 gene encoding probable protein phosphatase 2C 46, producing the protein MLSKFMDFLVACWRRRSSPDRKGSDVSGGRKEGLLWYKDCGQHLFGEFSMAVVQANNLLEDQSQIESGPLSLLDTGPYGTFVGVYDGHGGPETSRYICDNLFQHLKRFASEHKSMSVEVIRKAYQATEEGFLSVVTKQWPMNPQIAAVGSCCLVGVICGDSLYVANLGDSRVVLGRVVRATGEVLAIQLSSEHNVSIESVRQEMHSLHPDDSKIVVLKHNVWRVKGLIQVSRSIGDVYLKKAEFNKEPLYAKFRLRETFKRPILSSEPSISVHELQEHDQFLIFASDGLWEHLSNQDAVDIVQNHPHNGIARRLIKVALQEAAKKREMRYSDLKKIDRGVRRHFHDDITVVVVFLDSNLVSRASSVRGPPISVRGGGVPLPSRTLAPCAELGSS; encoded by the exons ATGCTATCAAAATTTATGGACTTTCTGGTTGCCTGCTGGCGGCGACGATCATCGCCGGATCGAAAGGGCTCCGATGTCTCCGGCGGGCGGAAGGAGGGTTTGCTGTGGTACAAGGATTGCGGGCAGCATCTGTTTGGTGAATTCTCTATGGCTGTGGTTCAGGCCAACAACTTGCTTGAGGATCAGAGCCAGATTGAGTCTGGTCCCTTAAGCTTGCTTGACACTGGCCCTTATGGTACCTTTGTTGGTGTTTACGATGGTCACGGCGGACCTGAGACATCACGTTACATTTGTGATAACCTATTCCAGCATCTAAAAA gaTTTGCATCTGAGCATAAGTCTATGTCTGTGGAGGTCATTCGGAAGGCGTACCAAGCTACAGAAGAGGGTTTTCTGTCAGTGGTCACTAAACAGTGGCCTATGAATCCTCAAATTGCTGCTGTGGGATCATGTTGTTTGGTTGGTGTGATTTGTGGTGATTCTCTCTACGTTGCTAACCTTGGGGATTCCCGTGTTGTGCTCGGGAGGGTTGTCAGGGCAACTGGGGAGGTTCTGGCAATCCAGCTGTCATCGGAGCATAACGTGAGTATAGAATCTGTGAGACAAGAGATGCATTCTTTGCATCCGGATGACTCAAAAATTGTGGTTTTGAAGCATAACGTATGGCGAGTGAAGGGCCTGATACAG GTCTCAAGATCCATTGGTGATGTGTACCTTAAAAAGGCAGAATTTAACAAGGAACCTTTGTATGCTAAGTTTCGTCTTCGGGAAACTTTCAAAAGACCAATTTTGAGCTCTGAACCATCAATTTCTGTTCATGAACTTCAAGAGCATGATCAATTTCTCATATTTGCTTCTGATGGTCTTTGGGAACACCTAAGTAATCAGGATGCTGTTGATATAGTTCAAAATCATCCACACAAC GGAATTGCTCGGAGGCTCATCAAAGTTGCTCTTCAGGAAGCCGCAAAGAAACGAGAGATGAGGTATTCCGACCTGAAGAAAATAGACCGTGGCGTTCGGCGGCATTTCCACGATGATATCACAGTTGTAGTTGTATTTCTTGACTCCAATCTTGTCAGCCGAGCCAGCTCGGTACGGGGTCCTCCGATATCTGTGAGGGGCGGGGGCGTTCCCCTACCTTCTAGAACCTTGGCTCCATGTGCCGAACTCGGTTCTAGCTGA
- the LOC107478054 gene encoding CSC1-like protein At4g35870, with product FPSIEIARHCGADAAQFLLIEGGSAAVLFSIAAPALLFLLPLNLYAGDSILDDQFSKTTINHITKGSPLLWIHFVFTVIVVVLVHFGISAIQERLRITRFRDNFGNLSDPSSNSTAIFTIMVQGLPKIIGADRAVLHEYFQYRYPGKVYKVIVPMDLCALDDLANELLRVRDEISWLVARMDSRLLPDDDYDGGEGGLGGGVEQGGWKGIRHCLICCWKWWKGFCADVMAKFGYTDDERLRKLQEVRAELENELADYKEGHAPGAGVAFVMFRDVYTANKAVQDFQNEKRRRIGKFFSLLELRLRRNQWKVERAPLATDIYWKNMGTPRLSLKLRRVFVNTCLMLVLLFFSSPLAVISALKSAGRIINAEAMDNAQNWVAWVQSSSWLASLVFQFLPNVIIFVSMYIVIPSVLSYLSKFERHLTVSGEQKAALLKMVCFFLVNLIILRGLVESSLESAILKMGRCYLDGEDCKRIEHYLSASFLSKSCLSSLAFLITSTFLGISYDLLAPIPWIKRNLQKFRKNDMLQLVPEQSEEYQLENQDTNGLQRPLMQNESAYDNSSMDNPEGQDLSVYPITGSSPAPKQTFDFAQYYAFNLTIFALTLVYCSFAPLVVPVGVVYFGYRYVVDKYNFLFVYRVRGFPAGNDGRLIDTVIFIMRICVDLFLMAMLLFFSVQGDSTKLQAIFTLALLVMYKLLPSSSDSLQSTLLEGVQTIENVVDGPIDYEIYSQPRFDWDNSQG from the coding sequence tttccttcaatcGAGATCGCCCGCCACTGCGGTGCCGACGCCGCTCAATTTCTCCTAATCGAGGGAGGAAGCGCCGCCGTTCTTTTCTCCATCGCCGCCCCCGcactcctcttcctcctccctcTCAACCTCTATGCTGGCGACTCCATCCTTGACGACCAGTTCTCCAAAACTACCATCAATCACATCACCAAAGGCTCGCCTCTTCTCTGGATCCACTTCGTCTTTACCGTAATCGTCGTTGTTTTGGTCCATTTCGGAATCTCCGCTATCCAGGAACGGTTGAGGATCACTAGGTTTAGAGACAATTTTGGTAATTTGAGTGATCCTTCCTCGAATTCCACTGCTATATTCACCATCATGGTGCAGGGATTGCCAAAGATTATAGGTGCAGATAGGGCTGTGCTGCATGAATATTTTCAGTATAGGTATCCAGGGAAGGTTTATAAGGTCATTGTTCCAATGGATTTATGTGCATTGGATGATTTGGCTAATGAATTGTTGCGAGTTAGGGATGAAATTTCGTGGCTGGTTGCAAGGATGGATTCGCGGCTGTTGCcggatgatgattatgatggtGGTGAAGGTGGTTTAGGTGGTGGAGTGGAGCAGGGTGGTTGGAAGGGAATTAGGCAttgtttgatttgttgttgGAAATGGTGGAAGGGATTTTGTGCTGATGTGATGGCAAAATTCGGTTACACGGATGATGAGCGGTTGAGGAAGTTACAGGAGGTTAGGGCTGAGCTGGAGAATGAGCTGGCTGATTATAAAGAGGGCCATGCGCCGGGAGCTGGAGTTGCGTTTGTGATGTTTAGGGATGTGTATACTGCTAATAAGGCTGTTCAGGATTTCCAGAAtgagaagaggaggaggatagGGAAGTTCTTTTCGCTGTTGGAGCTGAGGTTGAGGAGGAATCAGTGGAAGGTTGAACGTGCCCCCTTGGCGACTGATATTTACTGGAAGAACATGGGGACGCCAAGGCTCTCGCTGAAGTTGCGTCGGGTGTTTGTGAATACATGCCTGATGCTTGTGTTGTTGTTCTTTAGTTCACCACTTGCTGTGATCAGTGCTCTTAAGAGTGCTGGGAGGATCATCAATGCCGAAGCCATGGATAATGCACAAAATTGGGTGGCTTGGGTGCAAAGCTCTAGCTGGCTTGCAAGCCTTGTTTTCCAATTTCTGCCGAATGTTATCATATTTGTTAGTATGTACATTGTGATACCTTCGGTGCTTTCCTATCTATCGAAATTTGAACGCCATTTGACAGTGTCTGGGGAGCAAAAGGCAGCGCTATTGAAGATGGTTTGCTTCTTCCTTGTGAACCTCATTATCTTGAGGGGTTTGGTAGAATCATCATTAGAGAGCGCAATCCTGAAGATGGGGCGGTGTTATTTAGATGGAGAAGATTGCAAGAGGATTGAGCATTACTTGAGTGCATCATTCCTGTCGAAGTCATGCCTCTCCTCGCTTGCATTCTTGATCACTAGCACTTTCTTAGGTATATCTTATGATCTCTTGGCTCCGATTCCTTGGATCAAAAGAAACCTTCAGAAGTTTAGGAAGAATGACATGCTTCAGTTAGTTCCCGAACAAAGTGAAGAATACCAGCTAGAAAACCAGGACACCAATGGTCTTCAGAGACCATTGATGCAAAATGAAAGTGCTTATGACAATTCCAGTATGGATAACCCAGAGGGACAGGATCTTTCTGTGTATCCGATCACCGGAAGCTCACCTGCACCGAAACAAACCTTTGATTTTGCACAGTATTATGCCTTCAATTTGACAATATTTGCACTGACTTTAGTGTATTGTTCATTTGCTCCACTTGTGGTCCCTGTTGGTGTCGTCTATTTCGGGTACAGATATGTAGTTGACAAGTACAACTTTCTGTTTGTGTATCGTGTTCGTGGCTTCCCTGCAGGAAACGATGGGAGGTTAATCGATACTGTGATATTCATCATGCGTATCTGCGTCGATCTGTTCTTGATGGCTATGCTGCTGTTTTTCTCGGTCCAAGGTGACTCCACAAAGCTGCAAGCTATATTCACTCTTGCATTGTTGGTCATGTATAAATTGTTGCCTTCTAGTAGTGATAGCCTTCAATCAACTCTTTTGGAAGGTGTTCAAACAATTGAAAATGTTGTTGATGGACCAATTGATTACGAGATCTATTCACAACCCAGGTTTGATTGGGATAACTCTCAAGGGTGA